A genome region from Gigantopelta aegis isolate Gae_Host chromosome 3, Gae_host_genome, whole genome shotgun sequence includes the following:
- the LOC121368602 gene encoding uncharacterized protein LOC121368602 has translation MAKFGFLKTVIRHRPEPCNSVKATIDAHEGDLDAAEAACAEKQVGLKEADIIPPLPSSSRRKRAQDEDGALLESLQKRVQESGDILKGLSHFQT, from the exons ATGGCAAAGTTCGGATTCCTGAAAACCGTCATCCGACACCGTCCTGAGCCCTGCAATAGT GTGAAGGCTACTATTGACGCGCATGAGGGAGACCTAGATGCTGCTGAGGCTGCCTGCGCCGAGAAGCAAGTTGGTCTCAAGGAGGCTGACATcatccctcccctcccctcatCCTCACGGCGCAAGCGGGCTCAGGACGAGGACGGCGCTCTCCTGGAATCCCTCCAGAAGAGAGTGCAGGAGTCCGGCGATATCCTCAAAGGCCTCAGTCATTTTCAAACTTAA